The following DNA comes from Caulobacter mirabilis.
TAGCCGAGCGCCCGCGCCTCGGCGGCGAAGGGATCGTTGATCTGACGTTCCAGCCAGGCCTGCTGGCTGGAGGTGCGCCCCTTGGCGGTCTTGAGCCGCGCGGGTTTGCTGCGGCCGCTGTCGAGCCCTCCGGTCGGAGGTTTCACCATGCGGCGGCGGGGAGGTTGGTCGGTCATGCCGCCTCTCCTGCCAGACGCGGCGCCGCACTGCGACGTTTTCTGCGTCGACGTGGCTGCTGATCGCTCATCAGGCTGAGCAGGAGACCCTCCCGGAGACCGCGGTCCGCCACCCGAACGCGGGCGCAGGGCCAGAGTTCCTGAACCGCCTGCAGGATCGCCGCGCCGGCCAGCACCAGATCTGCGCGGTCAGGGCCGATGCAGGGTTGCGCCGCCCGCTCCTGGGGCGTCCAGGCCAGCAGTCGACCGGTGGTCGTCTCGCATTCGTCGCGGGTCATCCACAGTCCGTCGACCCGGCTGCGATCGTATCGCGGCAGATCCAGATGCAGGCCCGCCAGGCTGGTGATCGCCCCGGACGTGCCCACCAGATGCGCCCGTCCCTCCTCGAACACCTGGCGCAGCGGCTCGGCGTGCGGGAAGGCGGCGATCCGCTCCTTGACGGCGTCGACCATGCGCCGGAACCAGTCCTGAACCGCTCCAGCGTCCTCCGGAAACCGCTCCGCCAGAGTGACGACGCCGATCGGCACCGACAGCCAGGCCTTGATCGGCAGCCGCCAGTGGGCGAACTGCCGCGGGCGCGCATCCAGGCCCCGCCCCTTGAGATCGACCCACGACAGCTCCGTCGAGCCGCCGCCCACGTCGATGACCAGCGCCGCCTCCGCCTCGCGATCGAGCAGGTTCAGACAGCCGGCGACCGACAGCTGGGCCTCCTCCTTGGGGGCGATGATCTGCAGCTTGAGGCCCGTCTCGGCCTGAACCCGGGCGATGAATTCCGGCCCGTTGACGGCCTGGCGGCAGGCCTGGGTGGCGACGGCCTTGAT
Coding sequences within:
- a CDS encoding Ppx/GppA phosphatase family protein, which codes for MSEAPSAQRGPRKGRRGPSSGPPPTYAALDLGTNNCRLLVASPASHGFRVVEAYSRIVRLGEGLSQSGRMSDEAMERALAALSVCAEKIRRRRCVRIKAVATQACRQAVNGPEFIARVQAETGLKLQIIAPKEEAQLSVAGCLNLLDREAEAALVIDVGGGSTELSWVDLKGRGLDARPRQFAHWRLPIKAWLSVPIGVVTLAERFPEDAGAVQDWFRRMVDAVKERIAAFPHAEPLRQVFEEGRAHLVGTSGAITSLAGLHLDLPRYDRSRVDGLWMTRDECETTTGRLLAWTPQERAAQPCIGPDRADLVLAGAAILQAVQELWPCARVRVADRGLREGLLLSLMSDQQPRRRRKRRSAAPRLAGEAA